Within Sorghum bicolor cultivar BTx623 chromosome 2, Sorghum_bicolor_NCBIv3, whole genome shotgun sequence, the genomic segment GACAGGCGCCTAGACTCTTGGGCGACGTCGAACGCGTGGATGATGGCCCGTGCATAGGCTAGCTGGGCGGTGACGTTGCCGACCCTGGAGGCGGACCAGCTACGGAGGGAGCAGGGGAGACCCCGCAGCTTGGAGTCAAGATTTTTGCAGGCATCGACATCTGGGTTTGGCTGCCCCCAGCCCGTCTGCACCGTGTCGAGGAAGCCGGGGACCCGCGTCCAGAAACGCTCAAAGCGAAACCGTGGAACCGCCCATGGGTTGGAGTTCAACACGAGTAACAGCGGGGAGTGGCCGAGCAGTCAGACGAGAGGCTTCGCAGGTGGTGAAAGGGAAAGAGCTGTAACCACTCAACGGAGGCGAAGGCCCGGTCGATGCGCTCAAGGGTGGGGTTGTCTCTCCCGTTTGACCATGTGTATAAGCGACCGGATAGGTGGAGCTCCTGGAGCTGCAACACGTCTATCGTGTCCCTGAAGGCGCGCATGAGCCCACGGTGAAGCCTTCCGTGGTTCTTGTCCGCCGCCTGGTAAATCAGATTGAAGTCGCCACACACGAGCCACGGCCAAGCACAGGCCGCACGTATGTCCCTGAGCTCCTGCAGGAAGGCAGTCTTTTCGGAAGACGAGTTGGAGCTCGGGCCATAGACGTTAGACAGCCACCACAGCTGCTGAGACGCAACAAAACGGATCGCAATGGTAATAGAGAAACATCGTCGAACTGAGGCGGAGACCTCCCACAGGTCCCCCCGCCATGAGATGGACGCACCACCAGCCACACCGGACGCCGGCAGGAAGGCGTAGTCGTAGCTAGATCCCGAGATCTCCGTGTTAAAGGTAGTTGAGAAGTTAGACAGTTTTGTTTCCTGGACGCAAACTACAGACGCCCGCTGGAGTTCCACAATGTTTCGAAGTACATTCCGGCGCGCCCGACTGTTGAGGCCACGCGCGTTCCAGATCAGAAGGTGGTTGTCGCACATATGTGACGAGGCCGCAAAAGCAGACACGCGCGGGGCTCAGACGCGACCTGGGGTCGACGGAGCCACCCCGCCAGCCAGCATGGGGAAAAGACGCCTCATGTCCTCGCGGCGCTCCGACGGCAACGCATCGTGGAAGGTCTCCTAGAAGCGAAGAGCGATGGATGGGTCGGGCGTTGCGGGGTCAGACCgtccttcccatttgcccaGAAGCACCCGCTGCGCTTGCTTCTCCGGATGCGGATCCCGGAATGCTGATTTGGCTGCAAGACGCTCACTCCGGCGCGACTGCCACTCATCCTGCAGTACCTTGGATCGGCGGAGACGTGGCCGTTCTTGCAGCACCGGCTCCTCAAGCGGCAGaatcatgttgccgatgaaatctACAATAGACTCCGCTGTTGGCCCACCATTAGCAGGCAGAGCCGCTGCATTGGCGCACTCCGTGGACGCCGCAGGTGGGGACGGAAGCCCGGCCAGTAATATAAATACTCCTATGTATTCAAGGTTTCAAGCTAATGTTACGAGTTTTCAGATACCGTAGAAGTTATAGAATATTTGCAAACTAGCATACGAACTTTGTCAGGCTAAGGACAAGAATCTGTTTCCTAGGATCGATTACAGAGTTCAAGCACTGTAAAGTCCGCTGCGAACGAATAGTGACCATCATTTATAATTTATCCACTGACTTGCGATGAGAGAGAAAAACAcggttctttttttttgatgaaAAAAAAGGGGGGGAGAGACATGAAAATGCCAAAACAATATTTTTCAGTTCCATCAGTTTGGCACGTAATGCTGAATCCACGTACTGCTTCTTTAGTGTGGCATAACAATGCGGGTTTTAATGAACAGGGAGGACATAGATGATTATTAAGTTATACTCAATATGGACAATATATATACAACCAGTAACAACAAGAAGACAACAGGTACATCAAGTAAATTGCCAAAACAGCAGTACAAACACACACAAAGCTCGTGTGCGAAATCATTAATACAACAGTGAAAATTATTATTGCTAACCATGTATATATACGTACGTAGGTAAATATGATATTAATATATCATACACACTTTGAGATTACTACTTTACTAGACGGTGAATTTGTGGTCAACGTCCCCGTTCTAGACTCCTGGCAGCTTCCATCTCAATGCTTAGATTTCCAGTGCTGACAACCACCTCATCAGAGCTTGCCAAGGATGACTCTCCAAGCAAGGGCTCCATCTCCTCAGGGTTGTTGTGCTGCTGCTGTGCATGTTGCATCACCTTTCTCAAACTATCAAGCCTCTCGGAGacttccttcgtggtcggcctATTTGCACCGGACATCTCCAAGCATTGCATTGCTAGCTCTGCAACCTCTTGGAGAACCTCCATGCTCTCGTCTTTCTTGATGTGATCGTCCAAGATCTCCTCAAGCTTTCCCTGCTTTGCAACTGAAATGAACCTTACCGCTAGGCTCTTCTCATCTTCAGGCCCATCAAACTTGAATGGCTTTTTGCGTGTGAGCAGCTCTAGAAGAACAACCCCGAAGCTGTACACATCACTCTTGTCCGTCAATTGGCATGTCTGCATGTACTCTGGGTCTAGGTACCCACAAGTTCCTTGAACAAATGTGACGAATTGCGACTCATCTGTTGGTGCCAGGATAGAAGCACCGAAGTCTGAGACTTTCGCAGTGTAGTCACGATCTATGAGGATGTTCGATGACTTGACGTCTCCATGGAAGATTGGTGGGGATGCCCATGAGTGCAGGTAGGCAAGCGCCTCGGCAGACTGATGGGCGATCTGTATGCGAATTGCCAAGGAAATCTGCCTGCCATGGTTTCCATGGATGAGCTGGAACAATGTGCCGTTGGGGATGAACTCGTACACCAGCATCGGGACCTGCACTTCGAGGCAGCAACCGAGTAGCTTAACGATGTTCTTGTGGTTGATTTGAGAAAGGATTAGCATTTCCTTGCCGAATTCTCTCTTGTGCTGCTCATCAACGGACATACACCTCTTTACAGCTACTTCGACGTTGCCTTCGACAAGTCCCTTGTACACAGTTCCTTGTCCTCCATGACCCAGCACTCGTTTTTCATTGAACTTGTTGGTGGCTTCTTGGAGTTGTGCTTCTGTGAATATTTTGAAACCTTGTTGTGATTTCATCTTCTCAAAAATCCACATATCTCCGTACTGTTGGATGTATCTCTGTTTGGTGTGATGTAGCTTTCTTTGTTGTATCAAGTATGCACAGGTTAAGGTAACGACAAGGACAACTAGGCCAACACTTGCGCCTGCGTGATATTAATTATTCACCATATATATTGatcactattttttttaaagaacaaagaagaaaaatataggCAAGTGATATGAAAATGGAAACATAAATTGTTTGTAGGAAATAAAGTAATTAACAATCAACTTGTTGAGGGCATGTTTTGGATAGTTTGGAGCAAAGCTCAAATAGGAAGGGACTGTCAGATTTATATATCAATGCTGAAGGCAGGAGCAGGATACATACCTACGACAGGTATCAGCCAAGAAGAGGACTTGTGATGTGCCATACAGATGCcattcgtcatactttttccagGTGGACATAAACATGTAAAGTTCCCCTGTGTATTTTGACAGGTCGCTCCTCTAGCCGTGCAGTAGTCATTCATATTATCCTGAACGCATTCATCGATATCTGAAACCAAATGGCAACACTAGCTCTTAGAATCGTCACATCAAAATTATGTTTTCTTGCTAATTTCTCTAGAGATATATATAGCGCAGAAATGAACCTGTGCATCCATCCCTGACGTATGGATTGCCTTGATACCCGTCCTGGCATTTGCAGCGGTAGCCTGGCCCGTTGGTGGTGTTGACACATTGGCTATTGTAACTAATGCATGCATATGAGCTGCTGATGTTCAATTTAGCCTCCTCGCATGTGTACCGTCTAATCCTCCAGTCCATTACAACTGGAACTGTGCCGTTGTATGCATCAAAAAACGATGTTGATGAGTCCCTATACGTCGTGCTATAGCTGAACATCTTCTCTTCCATCACTGCAATATAGCCGCAGCCAGTGTAGTTATACTCTGGATTGAAGAAAGATCGACTATACCCCATGTCGATTGGGACATCCGCCTCACAGCAGCCACTGCCAACAGAGCACGAACTCATGTTCCTCGGTTTATTGTAGCATTCGGACAAGCAACCTATGCTATACTGCACAGTTAATAGAGATTCACGACCAGCGTTAGCCCTTCTACTGgtaaattaaaaagaaaagaaaaagggccTAGAAAATTTAAGATCATTAACGAGCTAAAATATTCAGTATAAGATATAAAAGAATAGCATTATATTCATAGTAACAAGCGACGATGTGATATGGTCATAGAAGAGGGCGCACTCGAGTTTTTGGGACGGTTGACTTAACAAACGCACCTCTAAAAATCGAGTTTCAGGGATGTGGTTAATTTAACTTATCGCTCTTGACTTCTTGAGAGTATCTAATTTCTACGATCAAGATGGCGTGGTAACAATTTTAGAAAACTAATCCTAAAAATCGATTTTGATCATCTCTGAAAATCTTTTATATGCTAGTGTCAACTAGTTAGCTAGACTTGTATTGGTCGAACCTCTCCTCACAAGGGTGAAGCCTGttaaatcacaaaaaaaaggGGGTGAATCCTTTAACTCAGCATACATGGATGCTCACATGAAGGCTAATTGTATGTTCAACGGTAGGGCCGTTAACATGTGGATTTTGGCATTCTCAAGATGCCAACACAGACTCTCCAAGAagctgtgcatgcatgcatatatattcACAGTTGAGCTGTGTGTATAATAAGGCTCTATTTTGTTCAGATTCTTTTAggtcctgtttagattggagatgaaaaaattttggatgtcacatcggatgtgtcggaaggatatcggcagagatttttagaaactaatagaaaaaataaattacatagctcgtctggaaactgcaagacaaatctattaagcataattaattcgtcattagcacatgtgggttactgtagcacttaaagctaaccatggactaactaggcttaaaagattcgtctcgattttcaaccaaactgtataattagtttattttttatctacatttaatgttccatatatgtattaaagatttgatgagatgaataaatttttttaggtggggaactaaacagggccttagacgTTGACTCCACACTACGTACACAATCCTAGAAGTTTGGAGAAGCCACAAATTAAATCATGCCTTTTTTTTTCTGGTTTCAAATTCATTTAGAGTCTGTTTGGTACaactcacaacagcttcataagctattgtgagctgtttttttgccaaacacttatttctaaaacagcttcatgagtgaagctgtttttcttctcctcttacaaagacatgagttggaataaagctgaaaaaagtagcttattgcatctctcttcctcatttctctctctcatctataTATGCATAaaatagttggtgaagctattttactaaaactttttccaaaacagcccAGCTTCATCCTAGAAAGTTGCTCAAGTTTTACGAGTGAAGTTAAGTTGTgtcaaaggaaaaggaaaataaaagggCGGTGGTACGGTAAAAGAGAAGGAACTTACATATTCACTGGTGATATAGCCGAGCGTGTTGCATCCGACGACAAAGATTTTGTTATCCTGGTGCGAGAACCTGAAGGGCGTGTGTGTGAAGTTCTCTCTCCTCGTGGACCACGTCGTCGGGTTGGTGCGAGAATCGTAGCACCGCCATGAGATGTTCATCTTCGTCCAAGCTTTGGCGTCGGGTATGGAGATGTTGGTCACCTCGAACGGCCCGCTGAAAGGCCTGTAGTGGGTGCCGTTCACAAGACTGCAGCTGAGGTCGAAGCCGCCGTCGATGGCGCACTGATCGCCGATGCCGAACGGGTACGGGATGTCGACGTCGCCGCACCTCGATGGGCAGCCTTCTGGACGCCggtgcgccggcggcggcggcgggacggctgcggcggcggataGAACGGAGACGAGCGGGACGAGGAGGCAGAGCTGctgcaggacaagaagaagaagacgacggatGGAGAGAAGCCTTGCAATTGCAATTGGGTGCTTCATCATCAGAGCTACTCTAGTCTACGTTTTGAGCAGCAGAGTGGTGGTTTGTGTGTTACAAATACCAATGCAAAAGTGAAGCTCGTTATTACGCGGCTAGAAATAGTAGATGAAAGAATGAGCTACAGTACAGTAAAGGTGCTGCCCGGCGAACGAAGACTTGACTCGGCGAAATTGATCGAATCTTGCATGTAATCATCCATTGCTTTACACTGTTCCAAAACTTTTATCCCGTCCCGGCCCGCACGAGACGTCTTGGACGACAGCGCGCGTCAATATAACGCGTCATGGAGTCATGTGGATCTgccgggtcttgtttagtttcaattttttttttgaaaattgaaattatttttgtttttatttgataaatattgtttatttatggagtaactaggattaaaagattcgtcttacgatttacaaataaattgtacaattaatttttattttcatttatatttaatacttcacgcatgtgccgtaagatttaatgtaacgagaaatttttttaaaaaaattgatttttgggtgaactaaccaAGGGCTATACCAGTGCCCGTGATGGGAAGAAAATTCCATCGACCCTGCAGGGTGTCGTGACGTTCAGGCTCAGCGTCAGCGGCTTGCATTGGCTCCATCATTGGAGGCTACAAGGATGGAAACGTTAGGGGCGCATATATCTGCAGTAGAATGGACCTAGAGTCCACGGAATTTTCTTCCCTTGTGTGCTAATGGATGATTCTTCTATATAAATAGTACTTGGCCCCTCCTA encodes:
- the LOC8059904 gene encoding putative wall-associated receptor kinase-like 16, with amino-acid sequence MMKHPIAIARLLSIRRLLLLVLQQLCLLVPLVSVLSAAAAVPPPPPAHRRPEGCPSRCGDVDIPYPFGIGDQCAIDGGFDLSCSLVNGTHYRPFSGPFEVTNISIPDAKAWTKMNISWRCYDSRTNPTTWSTRRENFTHTPFRFSHQDNKIFVVGCNTLGYITSEYYSIGCLSECYNKPRNMSSCSVGSGCCEADVPIDMGYSRSFFNPEYNYTGCGYIAVMEEKMFSYSTTYRDSSTSFFDAYNGTVPVVMDWRIRRYTCEEAKLNISSSYACISYNSQCVNTTNGPGYRCKCQDGYQGNPYVRDGCTDIDECVQDNMNDYCTARGATCQNTQGNFTCLCPPGKSMTNGICMAHHKSSSWLIPVVGASVGLVVLVVTLTCAYLIQQRKLHHTKQRYIQQYGDMWIFEKMKSQQGFKIFTEAQLQEATNKFNEKRVLGHGGQGTVYKGLVEGNVEVAVKRCMSVDEQHKREFGKEMLILSQINHKNIVKLLGCCLEVQVPMLVYEFIPNGTLFQLIHGNHGRQISLAIRIQIAHQSAEALAYLHSWASPPIFHGDVKSSNILIDRDYTAKVSDFGASILAPTDESQFVTFVQGTCGYLDPEYMQTCQLTDKSDVYSFGVVLLELLTRKKPFKFDGPEDEKSLAVRFISVAKQGKLEEILDDHIKKDESMEVLQEVAELAMQCLEMSGANRPTTKEVSERLDSLRKVMQHAQQQHNNPEEMEPLLGESSLASSDEVVVSTGNLSIEMEAARSLERGR